The sequence ATCGCCagcacacacactattttatacttataattttattgaattatttgtgtaattttatgtgtaaaaatgttatactatcagctgtatgttcgtGTATGTTCCATTTTTctggagcactttaaacatcacacatcaaattataatttaattttatagttttgttgtattttttttttttactaaataagacatccgacttgtaagtcatgttgccagtttgtatgttaaaagttgaaatatttagaaaaagcgactagcgggccggattcaaatgcttggtgagccacatgtggcccccggggccgtagtttgcccacccctggtgtaggacCTAGCTTCAGCGTTACGATCGCCAACAGATGACTCTGTCATTAACTGACAGTCCACATCAAAtttaatgcaattaattaatCGATCGCCAACAGATGACAGACTGTCATTAACTAACAGTCTACAtcaaattaatttaatgtaattaattacatttattattattttttttttactcaagaTCAACTTGCAAGTTATGTTGCCAGATGACAGACTCTGTCATTAACTGAGGAACGTATGTAAGGgcttacatgtacagtatatgcaacTACACTAAAGGTCACAGGTCACCATACCAGAGGTCACCCTGGGGctcattatgactttaaaacaaTCTCATTTCAGCATAATTTACACAATTTTAATacaattgtatttgtattttaggaaAAAATGCTTGTTTGGTCTGACCTTTAATATGCTGTCACACTTCCTGAATTTGTTTCGCCCCCATTCCCATTTACTATAAACTGTAGAGTTTTGATTGCTAGTTAGCATAACTAGTGTTTCGGTACGCTATTGTAATGTTAGCCCAACGTCACGTTTACAAAAGGTAAAACACTTCATTGCTTTCTGAGAAAAgccatttatttgtaatttgacATCTTCTGCATGGTGACATTTAACCCCTTTGAGAGTCCTTGACGCCCTGTTTGGGCGAGGCGTTCTCCTTGAACCAGGCACAAGAACCATCGCTTCTCTTCAGACAAGCGGAATGTCTGGTCTGCTCCATTTCGCCCGTGTTTGTCAGGAAGTCGGTCCATAAGCACTCAGCTGGGGTGGTGATCCTGCACGGGACGGCGTAGCAGGGAGTGATCTGGGGATCAAGATGGGAATTTTTAGTAAAGTGGTAATAAAGTGACATTTCTTTGCTATCCATTAGGTTTGCTTACCTTGCAATCACAGCCCTTACGATAGCGATATATAAAGTTGGTCTTTTCGCAGGTACTCAGGCTGTCCCAGGGTGCAAAGAAGTTACACAGTCCAACATGCAGAGACCCATCAGGTGCCAGTCTGCCTGCAAGGGTCAAAACACAAAAGACTCAAATAATGGTaacagttttatttcatttgaacatgcatcagattacaattgaatgcatcccataatcagttcacagttccacatgtccaaaaggagtaggaagaagcaaagcttattaaatcctacccctccatctagtacttttacaaacagtaactgttacatttgttcacttcctgctttcctaataattAAAAGAGTTTAACTTGAGTTTAACTTGAGTTTAACTTGAGTTTAACTTGAGTTTAACTTGAGTTTAACTTGAGTTTAACTTGAGTTTAACTTGAGTTTAACTTGAGTTTAACTTGAGTTTAACTTGAGTTTAACTTGAGTTTAACTTGAGTTTAACTTGAGTTTAACTTGAGTTTAACTTGAGTTTAACTTGAGTTTAACTTGAGTTTAACTTGAGTTTAACTTGAGTTTAACTTGAGTTTAACTTGAGTTTAACTTGAGTTTAACTTGATATAgcgatatatatagcacatcattggTTAAAGACTCAAGACAAACATGCATTTAAAGCTACAGTCCTCAAGGACTTACTAAAAGACTAAATTCCAGCATCCATGCTACATTTTTGGGCAAcacttgtattttaattttttttttacctgacagAAGATATTGTACACCATTGTTCAGATTCACCCCACAGGCTGCAGAGGAGGCTGCAGTGCAGATGACATCAAAATCCCTGTTAGGACCCTTGAACATCTgcaaaaaattagaaaaaaaaatattaaatatgactgTACATGCATACAGACGTGATGCTAAAGCCTCATAGCAACCTTGTCCTGTTTGATGGTATACATCCTGGGTTTGTCAAAGCCACCAACATCCTTCCTTGCCAGCACCGTTGCCTTGATGACTAATAAGAAAGCCAAACAAGTCAATTAGTCTCATTAGCAACACCTGTCTTAATATggatatatatgaatattatggATTAGAAACAACTAGCTTCCTTTTTCTACTCAAATGTTATAGTTCAGGTTTTACACTACCCAAAATCATATTTTCATGTTCAACTTACCGACGTCTGCTTGGCAAAACGACATCTGCGGATGCTCACGTATACACGAGCAGGCTTGGGCTACTTCCTGTAGTCGCCACACAAACAGCAGCACCATGGGGAGCATCAAACACTTCACCGTACAACTCATCATGATTGAAAATGGGGTGCTAACAATACGGGTTTGCAGCCAGAGAGGAATTCTGGTGTGCTTTCTTGATGGGGGGTCAGCAGGCTTTTATTGGTGCAAGCTCCTCCCACATTGTTACATCATCAATTGGATGATTGGCTTCACCTGTTTGCAATCATTCAAGCAACACACACTTGGCtaagtttttattataaaaaatatatatattttagtatatGAGGACCTGGTATCGGAATTATTGATATTTCAGTATGGATCTGTACATTACTTACAAGAAGGTGTTTCATCAACAATCACTTTATTGGCACTACTTTATTGACAATCACTTTATGCATCCATTTATGCCCCGCCCTTCCCCTTCTCATCCAATCAGCCTTCAGaaagtagacattcattcattcattcattttctaccgcttattctcacgagggtcacgggggtgctggagcctatcccagctgtcttcggggcgagaggcggggtacaccctggactggtggccagccaatcacagggcacatatagacaaacaaccattcacactcacattcatacctatggacaatttggagtcgttaattaacctagcatgttttggaatgtgggaggaaaccggagtacccggagaaaacccagagatggccgagattggaattgaactcgggtctcctagctgtgaggcttgcgtgctaaccactcgaccaccgtgcagcctgtgacAAATCATTTGTTTGGGTTTTCCTTTATTTCCTCTTCTGCGTTCTTATTTTGGTATGTACTTCCTGTTTAAGGCCCTTGCAGCCCATTTAACAGACATGAATAcaggtattttaaaaaaatgcatatttcttacactccaatgtaaaaaacaaacacaaattccCATTGACTGGCCGACACTGTGCACACAGGGAACTCAGACATGTTTTTTGGAGAACTGCAATATAGTGAGAGATATGAAAGTacaatattgcatatttatgaCTATACTATAATGCTGTACAATGGCAAGTGACAATCTGGACTGAAAACTGAGCTGTCTGCATTTTATTGTTGTGGCACAGACGTTCAATGCCAGTAGCAATGCTAGTCCAATCAAGCTACATTAGGACACAATGATCAAAATACAACCTCAAAGAAAGACGCTGCATTGCTTTTATAGAGTTTATTTATACATTGGGATCTTCTGCATGGTGGAAAATTTCAACGGCCTTTAGTGTCCTTGGAATGCTTTGTGGGCAAGTCAGCCCCCCCCTTGGACCAGGTACAAGGGCTTCGACCTTTCTTCAAACAAGCAAAATATTTAGCCTGCTCCATTTTGACAGAGTTGGTAATGAAGTCAGCCCACAAGCACTCAGCTGGGTTGTTGCTCCTGCACGGCAAGGCACGGCAGGGAGTGATCTGGGAATCAAGCAAAggattatggattttttttggttagaaatggggctgcacggcggtagagtggttagcatgcggaCCTCACAATcctaatcccaccctcgggcatctctgtgtggagtttgcatgtcttgcacgactccaaattgtccataggtatgaatgagagagccctctaaacatgaaataacacccctatagtcacctttacacacctccTACCCGAAATGCTAGtcataataaaagcaaaaagctgcacgtggtcgagtggttagcatgcagacctcacagctctgagacccgggttcaattccaccctctgccatctgtgtggagtttgcatgttctccccgtgcatgtgtgggttttctccgagtactcccgtttcctcccacattccaaaaacatgctaggttaattagcaacagtatcagtatgaatgtgagtgtgaatggttgtttgtctatatgtgccctgtgattggctggccaccacttagtcaagggtgtaccatgcctctcgcccgaagacagctgggataggctccagcaccccccctccccaccaccaccattgtgaggataaacggtacaaaatgaatgttaGAAATGTCACATTTGTTTACCTGGCAAGAGCAGCCCATTCGGTAGCGGCCTTCTAAGTTGACTTTTTGGGAGTCGCTCAGGCTGTTCCAGGGTGCAACGAACTCGCACAGTGAGACTTGCAACATCTTGTCACGTGTCAGTCGGCCTGCAACgccaagaaacaatacaagcagttgatgtttgctaaatacaaggatgaagagtcttgaaccagtcatgatgtgctatatatatatatatatatcactatattgacacttactatggtacacattatgtcattggatggtcatatcacctcatactttggtacgtgacaaaataaaaaaattaattaattattattaattaattttatttaattttaattaattaaaattgataaatttaaaagaaaacccccaaaaaccttcaactattaggaaagcagg comes from Doryrhamphus excisus isolate RoL2022-K1 chromosome 15, RoL_Dexc_1.0, whole genome shotgun sequence and encodes:
- the LOC131103669 gene encoding metalloproteinase inhibitor 2-like, with product MSWTVKTLVLPLVLLCAWRLQEGAQACTCVPMHPQTTFCQADVVMKVLVVSRKMVGELDETIMYNVKPIKKFKGDHGVSSFYTAASSAACGVTLTTGVEYLITGRLTRDKMLQVSLCEFVAPWNSLSDSQKVNLEGRYRMGCSCQITPCRALPCRSNNPAECLWADFITNSVKMEQAKYFACLKKGRSPCTWSKGGADLPTKHSKDTKGR
- the LOC131103668 gene encoding metalloproteinase inhibitor 2-like, with translation MMSCTVKCLMLPMVLLFVWRLQEVAQACSCIREHPQMSFCQADVVIKATVLARKDVGGFDKPRMYTIKQDKMFKGPNRDFDVICTAASSAACGVNLNNGVQYLLSGRLAPDGSLHVGLCNFFAPWDSLSTCEKTNFIYRYRKGCDCKITPCYAVPCRITTPAECLWTDFLTNTGEMEQTRHSACLKRSDGSCAWFKENASPKQGVKDSQRG